The Thalassotalea sp. LPB0316 nucleotide sequence ATATAAGCAAGCCGGTGTTGTTGCGATTTTGCCTAAACCGTTTGAATCTTCTCATCTTAAAGCGGCATTAAAAAATACCGTTGATATCTTAAACGTCGAAGAAATGGATTTAGAACTATTCGATGTTAATGATATTCGCGTACTACTGGTTGATGACAGTAATCTAGCGCGCAAACACATTAAAAAAGTGCTCAACAATTTAGGCTTAATTAAAGTCACTGAAGCGGCAGATGGCCAAGAAGCGATTAATATATTAAATGATCAGATGTTCGATCTTGTGGTGACTGATTATAACATGCCAGAAGTTGATGGCAGAGAATTAGCTCAGTTCATTCGCACTAGCTCCGGACAATCTCATTTGCCAATTTTAATGGTGACAAGTGAAAGCAATGACACCCATCTAGCCAATATTAAACAAGACGGTGTAGATGCGTTGTGTGACAAACCATTTGAAACGCAAT carries:
- a CDS encoding response regulator codes for the protein MVSSVEGVSLSDLSILLIEPSDTQRKIIVKQLKEQGIIDLAEAKSKTQALEIMNTHPRDLIASSMYFEDGSAIDLLNEIRNHDALSDTPFMLVSSEIKRESLEAYKQAGVVAILPKPFESSHLKAALKNTVDILNVEEMDLELFDVNDIRVLLVDDSNLARKHIKKVLNNLGLIKVTEAADGQEAINILNDQMFDLVVTDYNMPEVDGRELAQFIRTSSGQSHLPILMVTSESNDTHLANIKQDGVDALCDKPFETQYVKKLLFQLLDHD